DNA sequence from the Paenibacillus physcomitrellae genome:
GAACATGAGCTTAAACAGAGGCTAAGGGTAAAAGCAGAGGTGCGAATAGAGTATGAACAGGGGCACGAACTAGAACGGGGCATTTTTCACTAAAAAAGGACACTCAAACATGGACTGGCTAATGCACAATTGCCGCTGGCAGTGTAACTCCACAATTCTGTTTGATGCCGAACCTGCACTATAATACCCCACCCGTCCGCACGTCACCCTATCCAAATAAAAAAAGCCGGTCAGCGGCATTACCGCTGCTCCGGCTTTACTTAAATCCAAGCCCGCAAATTTACCTGTTTGATAAAATCTGCTGTGGACATCGCTTCCTGTGTTGGTTCTTGTGCCTCCGGCTGCTCAGCATCACCGTTCATAATTTGAAAAAAAAGCTTCTCGTTATGAGTGGCCAATGCGAAATCCAAAAGCGCTTCGCGTTCTACCCGATCTACTTCCTGCTTAATCAATTGTTCCTCGGACTCAATGTCGCTTGCTGGAACAAAAAAATTCCGACCCGCTTTAGGCAAGCGGATAACGTAATCAAACGCATTATCCGGATTACGGTCATAAGCAATGATGTAGCCGTATTCCCCAACAGGAAGATTCTGCTCGAAAG
Encoded proteins:
- a CDS encoding ATPase, producing MLRLGERIVIVDDAFEQNLPVGEYGYIIAYDRNPDNAFDYVIRLPKAGRNFFVPASDIESEEQLIKQEVDRVEREALLDFALATHNEKLFFQIMNGDAEQPEAQEPTQEAMSTADFIKQVNLRAWI